In one Chelmon rostratus isolate fCheRos1 chromosome 7, fCheRos1.pri, whole genome shotgun sequence genomic region, the following are encoded:
- the LOC121609768 gene encoding heat shock protein beta-7-like, whose translation MASLTSSSRRSSSCYRSSSRYSTSSSYRSEGSLGGSSDSLDPLFEPFLDSADHSVLFGDEGPGGPSCLAPFSRHSRSSYGHSAPVGGAVTGRQSSTGGGVRCLGDSYYMSADVSQFEPHDVVVMAYNHHVVIHAQKVLDDGSVSDTFTHKSLFPEDMDPLSVSGTLNPDGTLVVSVRRTTVLAGPEPLGVPTYRSEAHL comes from the exons ATGGCATCCCTGACATCCTCCAGCCGCAGATCCTCCTCATGCTACCGCTCATCGTCGCGCTACAGCACCTCCAGCTCCTACCGGTCGGAGGGCTCGTTGGGCGGGTCGTCCGATTCTCTGGATCCCCTTTTTGAGCCGTTTCTTGACTCCGCTGATCATTCCGTTCTGTTCGGAGACGAGGGCCCCGGGGGACCCAGCTGTTTGGCCCCcttcagcagacacagcagatCCTCATATGGACACAGTG ctcctgtagGTGGCGCTGTGACGGGCCGGCAGAGCAGCACGGGTGGCGGGGTGCGATGTTTGGGAGACAGCTACTACATGTCGGCTGATGTCAGCCAGTTTGAGCCACATGACGTAGTGGTGATGGCCTACAACCACCATGTTGTCATTCACGCccagaag GTACTTGACGATGGAAGCGTCAGTGACACGTTCACCCATAAGTCCCTGTTCCCGGAGGACATGGACCCCCTGTCGGTCAGCGGGACCCTTAACCCAGATGGTACCCTGGTGGTGAGTGTCCGCCGCACCACAGTGCTAGCTGGGCCGGAGCCTCTGGGTGTCCCCACCTACCGCAGCGAAgctcacctttga